GTTCGCCTCGTGTGCCCTCTGGTAGGACTTCACCCGTTTTTGAGTCGATGATCTCAGGGTAGAAATGGTCTTCATGAATATGCAAAAGATTGGAGTGTTTGCAGTTACACGCCACGCCCGGTCCGATGATCTCGGAAAGACCGTATATCTCGTGGTAGTCGATGCCCCAGATGTGCGCTATCTCGTTTTTAAGCCCTTCACTCGTAGGCTCTGCGCCGAAAAATCCCACGCGAAGTTTGAAATCTTTTTGGATGTCATAACCCTCAGCTTTCGCTACTTCTGCCATGTGTAAAGCAAACGAAGGTGTGGCAGTCAGAACCGTTGCGCCAAAGTCTTTTAGAAGTAAAAGCTGGCGAGACGTAAAGCCTGTGGAGCTTGGAATGACGGCGATTTTCATGCGTTCAGCGGCGTTATGAAAGCCAAGACCGCCCGTGAAAAGTCCGTATCCGTGCGAGTTTTGCATGATGTCTTGACACGTCACACCACCCATCGTAAAAGCCCTGCCCATCACTTCTGCCCAGATGTCCATATCGTGCTCTGTGTAGCCCACAACGGTGGGTTTTCCTGTGGTTCCACTTGAGCTGTGTATGCGGACGATTTGGTCCATATCGACCGAGAACATGCCAAAAGGGTAGTTGTCGCGAAGGTCGTGTTTTTTGGTGAAGGGAAGCTTGGCGATGTCCTCAAGGGTTTTAATATCTTGTGGTAAAACGCCATGTTCGTCAAACTTTTTCTTGTAAAACGGCACGAGATGATAGACGCGAAGCAAGGTCTCTTTGAGGTGTTTTAACTGCCACACTTGAAGCTCATCTTTACAAAGGCTTTCGTTTTTACTGAATGTCATTGGTTTTCCCAACCTTTACATGTAAAAATGTTTGGCTTGAACAATCTCAATATTTTGAGCTTGAAGTGCGGCAATCGCGTCGTCAAATCGCTCTTTATCGACACTGAAAATGAAAATACCCGTGCTGGCTTCGTAAAAACTGTAGGTGTAGAGAATGTTAATGCCTGCACGTGAAAGCGCGCTGACGGCTTTGTCAAAACTGCCCACGACATCTTCGATCTTCACACCAAACACGTCGGTGAAACGCACACTAAAACCCTCATCTTCAAGTACGGCTTTGGCTTTTTCAGGATTGTCTACGATGGTGCGAACCAAACCAAAATCGGTTGAATCCGCGAGCAAAATCGACTTGATCGAGATGCCATTTTTGGAAAGCACGTTGGTCAGTACCGAGAGCTCGCCTGCCTTATTTTCTAGAAAAATCGTTAATTGTTTGATGTTGCATTTCATTACAGACTCCTTTTGTCGATGACGCGAACGGCTTTGCCGACACTGCGTTCTATGGTTCGAGGCTCAACGAGTTTGATCTCGGCGTTGATGTAGAGGTTGTTGAGCAGTTCATGTTGGATCTTCTTTTTCAAGGCTTCAAGTTGCCCGATGCTATCCAGCGGCATATCTTCGGTGACTTCAACCATGATTTCCAGTTTATCGAGATAACCTTTTTTATCGGCGATGATTTGGTAGTTCAGCGTAATGCCTTCAATGTTGGAGAGTACGTGTTCCACTTGCGATGGAAAGACATTGACACCGTTCACGATGAGCATATCATCCACACGCCCCATGACGCTTTTCATGCGCACATGCGTTCTGCCGCACTTACATGGGGTTCTATCCAAAGAGGTGATGTCGCCCGTTCGGTAGCGAATGATTGGAAACGCTTGTTTGGTAAGGCTGGTGATAACCAGTTCGCCTTTTTCACCATAAGACAACACTTCCAAGGTTTTGGGGTCGATGATCTCAGGGTAGAAATGATCTTCAAAAACGTGCAGGTCTTTGCTCTCAAAACAGTTAGAGGAAACGCCCGGTCCTATGATCTCAGAAAGACCGTAAATCTCGCAGTAGTGAATGCCCCAAACACGGGCTACTTCTTCTTTCAGCCCAAGACTTGTAGGTTCTGCTCCAAAGATACCGCATTTGAGTTTGAAATCTTTAGCGATGTCATAGCCTTCAGCTACTGCCGCTTCTGCCATATGCAGAGCAAACGAAGGTGTAGAGGTCAAAACGGTTGCTTCAAAGTCTTTCATGAGCATCAGCTGACGTGAGGTAAAACCACCAGAACTAGGCACAACGGTTGCACCGACGGTTTCAGCGCCGTAATGAAGCCCCAGACCGCCTGTGAAAAGACCGTAGCCGTAGGCATTGTGCGATGTATCTTCACTCGTGACGCCTGCCATCGTAAAGACGCGTGCCATCACTTCATTCCATGTATCAAGATCGGCTTTGGTGTACCCGACAACGGTGGGTTTGCCCGTCGTTCCGCTACTGCTGTGAATGCGCACGATCGCATCTTTTTTGACCGCGAAAAGCCCAAAAGGGTAGTTGTCGCGCAGGTCTTGTTTTTTGGTAAACGGCAATTTTGCGATGTCGTCAATGGAGGTAATATCAGCAGGCGTGATGCCCAGTTCTGCAAACTTTTTTTGGTAAAAAGGCACATGCGCATAGACGCGCGCAACGGTGTCTTGAAGCCTTGTGGTTTGAAGTTCGGTCAGTTTATGGCGTGGAAATGTCTCCTCTTTCGACCAGATCATTTCTTTGCCTTTGCATCGTTGATTCCTTGGTGAAGCACGGCGATATTTTTCTCTGCCACTTTCGCGTTCATCGCAGTTATCGCCTCTTCGATCTCTTTACATGTAAAAGGGAAATGTGCATCGAGTGCGAGTGTAACACCGAGCATGTAGACGTTAAGAGCGTCGATAGGGAACTCTTTGGCTTTGGCTTTTTTAAATGCGTCAATGCTATGGGTTTCAAAGTCAACTTTGGGGAAATTTTTCGGCGCATTCATGACAATGACACCTTTGTCTTTGTGAAGGTATTGGATGTTGCGCAACGCTTCATTGCCCTCAAGTGCGATAAGAAGGTCTGCTTGTCCTTCATCAATCGCAGGGGCGTAAAAGTCGCCGATTTTGACGTAACACGAAACGGAACCGCCACGTTGGCTCATACCGTGGTTTTCCGTTCCTAAACATTTTTGTTTAGCAAGCGCTGAGGCGATGCTAAGCACTTTGACCAAAAAGACCGCGCCTTGTCCGCCGATACCTGCGATAACGATTTGATATTTCATGGCTAGTTCTCCTCTTTTTTCACAAACGCATCGGTCGGACAGACCACATCAAGGCACGAGCCGCATCCTGCGCATAAGAACGGATCAATCTCCATCTTGCCTGCATCGTTGTAGTGCATTGGTGGGCATTTGTAGTTGGTGATGCACGAATCACAGGCGACGCATTTGTCTTCATCGACTTCAACAAGCACATTACCAAGGCGACCAACGGCATTCTCTTTATCGAGCACACAAAATTCGCGAACTACTGCAACAACAGGTGCCGTGGCAGTTTTATACGCCTCTTGGAGCGATTTCATAAAGTCAACGGTTTTGTTCAAATCTTGCTCATAGACGTATTCGTGACACGCGATGCCACACCCTTCGATGATGCGTTTGATGTCAATTTGGTTGGGGTTAGTACGCTCGGGCGTGGTTTGTCGACCCGTCATCGCGGTGGTGGAGTTGTCCAAGATGATGAGAACGAATTTATGGTTTTGATACACAGCGTTAATGAGTGGCGCAACACCTGAGTGCATAAACGTACTATCGCCAAT
Above is a genomic segment from Sulfurospirillum halorespirans DSM 13726 containing:
- a CDS encoding phenylacetate--CoA ligase family protein — its product is MTFSKNESLCKDELQVWQLKHLKETLLRVYHLVPFYKKKFDEHGVLPQDIKTLEDIAKLPFTKKHDLRDNYPFGMFSVDMDQIVRIHSSSGTTGKPTVVGYTEHDMDIWAEVMGRAFTMGGVTCQDIMQNSHGYGLFTGGLGFHNAAERMKIAVIPSSTGFTSRQLLLLKDFGATVLTATPSFALHMAEVAKAEGYDIQKDFKLRVGFFGAEPTSEGLKNEIAHIWGIDYHEIYGLSEIIGPGVACNCKHSNLLHIHEDHFYPEIIDSKTGEVLPEGTRGELVITTLTKQGLPIIRYRTGDITSLTRIPCRCGRTIGRIESIVGRSDDMLLINGVNVFPSQIEHVLSKQEGITLNYQIIADKKGYLDKLEIDVELDEHLISDDVSYLGNLKKELQHALLNNLYINVEVKLVAPKSLQRSEGKATRVVDKRAK
- a CDS encoding phenylacetate--CoA ligase family protein, which produces MIWSKEETFPRHKLTELQTTRLQDTVARVYAHVPFYQKKFAELGITPADITSIDDIAKLPFTKKQDLRDNYPFGLFAVKKDAIVRIHSSSGTTGKPTVVGYTKADLDTWNEVMARVFTMAGVTSEDTSHNAYGYGLFTGGLGLHYGAETVGATVVPSSGGFTSRQLMLMKDFEATVLTSTPSFALHMAEAAVAEGYDIAKDFKLKCGIFGAEPTSLGLKEEVARVWGIHYCEIYGLSEIIGPGVSSNCFESKDLHVFEDHFYPEIIDPKTLEVLSYGEKGELVITSLTKQAFPIIRYRTGDITSLDRTPCKCGRTHVRMKSVMGRVDDMLIVNGVNVFPSQVEHVLSNIEGITLNYQIIADKKGYLDKLEIMVEVTEDMPLDSIGQLEALKKKIQHELLNNLYINAEIKLVEPRTIERSVGKAVRVIDKRSL
- a CDS encoding 2-oxoacid:acceptor oxidoreductase family protein, giving the protein MKYQIVIAGIGGQGAVFLVKVLSIASALAKQKCLGTENHGMSQRGGSVSCYVKIGDFYAPAIDEGQADLLIALEGNEALRNIQYLHKDKGVIVMNAPKNFPKVDFETHSIDAFKKAKAKEFPIDALNVYMLGVTLALDAHFPFTCKEIEEAITAMNAKVAEKNIAVLHQGINDAKAKK